The sequence ACCTTGATAGAAAAATGTTGACTGCCGTTGTAATTGAGGTTTGTCTCCAATACTTAAGAtgacaaagaaaaagggaatcaGTGTTACAGCATTCATAGCACATAAGCATCTTTTAAGTAACTCCACTTTCCACATTGTCAACCACAAGGCCTGACTTCTTTGAGAACACTTGAaatgttctgtttctgtttgAATTGTTTTTATCGTTCCTTAGTCccctgttttccctctctttgaTTTCTGTTAGGTGAGTACCATATCGCATGCAGTTTTTAGAAGGAAAGACTGTTTGGTGCTGGCTATGAAGAAGCAAGGCTTATCTggattaatttcctttctagGGAAAACATATTAGAATTCTTGTAAAACATTTTATCTGCGTGTTTAAACTATGCGTAACTTGCACAGTATTTCTGCCTGTTTGGTAGTTCATTTAATTATTGCAGATTAAAACTGTATGATCAAAAGCAGAATTCACAACTTACTCTAGATGACTTATTTCAAAACTATTTAGTGAATTCTGttacaaaaatgttttggtgTTCAAAAGCAGAATTAACTGATGTCTTAAACTACGTATTACAGCTGAAAATACCAGTGTTGAACATCGAAGTCAAAAACTGGCAACTGCAGTGACAACTGTTCTTAATGGGTCAAAGGATGATGAGCACCTGCATGGCGATACAGGAATTTGGAATGAGACCGTATGAAGAAACCTGGGTGGTAAACAGCAGGTTCATATGGAATGTCAAGCAAGTTGAACATGTATCGTGACACTAGGATGATTTACCTTCTCCGAGTATTCTTTACTTTCTGAATTTCTGCCCTAAAGCAAAGGGAACATAATGGAGCGAGGGCTCACCATCACCAAGAACAGTTGGCTTGTTTCTGAGAATGTTTGTAAAACTCCTTTGCTAAGGCCAGTATTGGGTATAGGTTTACAGATTCTGCATCTCCAGTCCCACCTCTGTTATTTTCTTTGATCAAGCATGGTAACAGGTGgtgtaaataaaaaatagttcAAGACCAATGCTGTCAGATGTTGTATGAAAGGTAGTAAGTACAATATTAAGAACATGTTATTTCATCTGTAtgctaaaatgttttctgtgcagactttagcagaaaaagaaatgttttctgccaCAGCAGCGCATGACGcgccaccccacccacccccgtgCAGGTGTCATCTTTGGGTAGTGGGTGGGTAAAATGAAAGCAGTTCAGGGTCTGATGGAAAGGTGCTATGAAAACACCAAATTGTTATAAAAGAATAGCTGTGTCAAGGGAATACATGTCAATTCTCTGTGTGTAATAGGGAATAAAATGGACTCTTCCAACATCAGCTGTGGAAATGTTACTGTAGGAGCCGGTGGAGGCCAAGAACACCGTCTCCAGACGTTATCACAGAATCCCACCTAGTGAGCAGGCACCTGCAAGAGTGATATGTCTTCGGCACATTAAAACGCCTGCTGCAGGAATTCTGTTTCTTCACAACCCCAGGCAACCGGGATTCAGTTACAACGGGCACCTAAAGCTGGCAGAATGAATCCAGGCATTCCCGGACACTTTTGTttaccatagaatggtttaggttggaagggaccttaaagatcatctagttccaccccctgccctgggcagggacacctcccaccagaccaggttgcccaaagccccgtccagcctggccttgaacccctccagggatggggcagccacagcttctctgggcaacctgttgcagtgtctcaccaccctcacagtaaagtctttcttcctaatatctaatctaaatctcccctctttcaatttaaatccGTTACCCCCCACCCTATGCCTCCACTCCCTGGtaacgagtccctccccatctctcctgtagtccctttagctactggaagggactttaagatctccccggagccttctcttctccaggttgaacgcccccaactctctcagcctgtccccagagcagaggggctccagccctcggagcatcttcgtggcctcctctggaccggcTCCAACTGCTCcgtgttcttcttgtgctgagggacccagagctggacgcagcgcCCCAGAGGTGTCTCACCAGGGCTGCTGTCCGGTTCCTCAGCGCGCAGGTGTCCCGTCCGTCCCCGTGCCCCGCCATCGTCGTCTGGGCCGAGTGCCCTCTCCGCTCACAGGGGGCCAGGCAGGCCCGCCCGTGCCGCCCCTCAGCCGCCGGGACCCCGCCGGGCGCCACCGCGCTTCCGCTTCCGGTGGGCGCGGGGacgcggcgggcggcgcggcgggatgAGCGGGGCACTGGGCTGCTGgcggtgaggcggcggcggggccgggggcgctgGCGGTGCCGGTCGGCGGCCCCCATCCCCCGCCCCTGACGCGTGTGTCTTTGCAGGGCGCGGGGCTCCCTGCGCCTGCCCGGCCCCCGGAGGTGGCTGtcgcggcggcgggagccggaGGAGGGCGCGGAGGACGAGGGGCCCATCTCCTTCTCCGCCAGCAAGGCCAGCCCGCGGGTGTGGAGCGTCGGGCAGTCGATGGGCAGCGACCACGAGCGGCCGTGGTTGAAGGTGCTGCCCCTCAGCCTGCTGTGCAGCGGGCTGCTGCTCTGGGCCGCCTTCCGGGAGAAAACGGAGATCGACGAGCGGCTGGAGGCGATTTTCTCCGCGGAGTTCGTGGATTCCTTCGATGCGGCCCAAAAAAGCGCCGTTCCCCTGCCGCCGCAGCAGGAGAAGTGACGGGAGCGCGGCTGCGGCGGGGGAGCTGCCGGCAGCCAGCGGGCATTCGCCTGGTACTGACACTTTAATgggaaaacttgtttttttccagccCACCGGCAGCCTTATCTTACAGCCTTGATTCCCTCACCTGCCGTGCTGCTGGCCTTGCGTTCATAATTCACACTGGTAGCGCAAGGAGCGGTTTCTGCACTGCACGGTAGGGTGAACCCAGGACGTATCGCAAACCAGATTGCATTTGAAGATAGGTTTTATGCAACCCATCTCTTCTCCatggattatttttcttagaTGCACAAGGTATTAAAATACCAAAACTGTAAGTCTAAAATTGCTGCTGAAGGTGACCTTCATGTGATATTTTGCTGGTCACAGAGTATGTTCAGCTTACATTGAAGACGACTGTAAGTGTATGATTCATTAATACGTGATTCTTTGTGCTCTGAgggtttttaaattttacttaaatTAACCATCTTCAACCCTTAATGCATAGTCGGTGCTTGCTTTCTGCACTAGAACTTTTTAGGCATGCCTGTTTGAGGTGATCATTACTGGCAGgagagatttctgcaggaaatgACAGTGA is a genomic window of Rissa tridactyla isolate bRisTri1 chromosome 8, bRisTri1.patW.cur.20221130, whole genome shotgun sequence containing:
- the LOC128914382 gene encoding ubiquinol-cytochrome-c reductase complex assembly factor 4, with the protein product MSGALGCWRARGSLRLPGPRRWLSRRREPEEGAEDEGPISFSASKASPRVWSVGQSMGSDHERPWLKVLPLSLLCSGLLLWAAFREKTEIDERLEAIFSAEFVDSFDAAQKSAVPLPPQQEK